Proteins co-encoded in one Ooceraea biroi isolate clonal line C1 chromosome 9, Obir_v5.4, whole genome shotgun sequence genomic window:
- the LOC105277361 gene encoding lethal(2) giant larvae protein homolog 1 isoform X4: MLKFIRGKGQQPTAERQKLQKDLFAFRKTVQHGFPNKPTALAWDPSLRLMIIGTASGAIKVFGRPGVEFYGQHSVESGENAVTKIIALLNEGRVVSLCDDNSLHLWEINESSVVETKSVSLEGKLKKISAMCLESSGEHLLLGTEGGNIYLLNLKTFVMPDNIIYQDVVMQNVPEDYKKNPGAVEAIAEQPGHPDNILIGYNRGLMVLWNKATPGAQQTFVSTQQLESVHWISENRFVSSHNDGSYAFWSPGSDAVPDPTTLYGPFPCKAVTKILVYPTAEHGELVLFSGGMQRANYGERHTITVMTKEKHLVFDFTSKVIDFFTVFPKQEEGNDENPVGPEALIVLAEEELVAIDLTNPEWKMMALPYLVSLHASAVTCSQHVPNVPEELWEAIIAAGKAQTEHLYSDTAWPIDGGIILCQKPANPDKSKSRELLLTGHEDGTVRFWNASDVALTPLYKYNSSLLFTGEHLDVLEKPPEDDENEWPPFKKVGIFDPYSDDPRLAVKKILLCPLSSTLVVAGTAGYIITATISSEPVNKEIKAVTMNIVNDRDGFVWKGHDHLTPRTTSISHAVGFQPQSLLQLYPPAAVTALALHSEWGLLAAGTAHGLAVFDYTRAKAVSVKCTLNPNDLSGAGDTPISRRKSFKKSLRESFRRLRKGRSQRRANTNSPTRNTTVPEKKKDSTASSPSGDLSPTVDVKPVERQVEARPVDDALGSMVRCLYFARSYIISLQNTTPTLWAGTNNGTVYVFTLAIPAGVRRTEEDVNCTLGKEIQLKHRAPVIAITILDGSSVPLPEPYEAEKGVAPGPDMTSPHRVVIASEEQFKIFNLPSLKPYCKYKLTAHEGSRVRKTGFAKFSCLVEPAGTHEETCLLCLTNLGDCLVLSIPELRRQLNAAAIKREDINGISSLTFTKAGEALYLHSSSELQRISLSATKVTKAHCALNLPPHARSYAENAANEVAQEEGVVEGAPKAEGDTQGNQPPTAANRVITENGVVGATGEEESPKEPSLRPATSSIDVNGEDDRQDLSSIGDITIDSVKDHLLNATSSEDLHNRLAGLKMEVTSRTSEIATQNQSLVVKTTTVVTQTTNSTTANGEVETSQANETQQMNSTTVEREIRSGIETTTTHATITLPPNVEISAADLANLEVTTTTVTTTTERSKAPLARPEEEVGS; encoded by the exons ATGCTCAAGTTCATCAGGGGGAAGGGCCAACAGCCCACGGCTGAGCGGCAGAAGCTGCAGAAAGACCTCTTCGCTTTTCGAAAG ACGGTGCAGCATGGTTTCCCAAACAAGCCAACCGCTCTTGCCTGGGATCCGAGCCTGCGGTTGATGATCATCGGCACGGCATCCGGCGCCATCAAGGT TTTTGGAAGGCCAGGCGTAGAGTTTTATGGACAACACTCTGTCGAGAGCGGTGAGAATGCTGTCACGAAGATCATCGCATTGCTTAACGAG GGTCGCGTGGTGTCCTTATGCGATGACAATTCGCTCCACTTATGGGAAATCAACGAAAGTTCTGTGGTGGAAACGAAATCGGTATCGCTGGAAGGCAAATTGAAGAAGATTTCCGCAATGTGCCTTGAGTCAAGCGGGGAACATCTTTTGCTAGGAACGGAAGGCGGTAACATCTACTTGTTAAACCTGAAGACTTTCGTCATGCCGGACAATATTATCTATCAGGACGTCGTGATGCAGAA TGTTCCGGAAGATTACAAGAAGAATCCAGGCGCGGTTGAAGCTATAGCTGAACAACCAGGACATCCGGACAATATCCTGATTGGTTACAATCGGGGTTTGATGGTGCTGTGGAACAAAGCTACTCCAGGAGCTCAACAG ACATTCGTCTCCACGCAACAGCTGGAGTCGGTCCACTGGATCTCGGAGAACCGCTTTGTCTCGTCTCATAACGACGGTTCCTACGCATTTTGGAGCCCGGGTAGCGACGCCGTGCCGGACCCCACGACACTTTACGGGCCGTTCCCGTGCAAAGCTGTTACCAAAATTCTCGTGTATCCCACTGCGGA ACATGGCGAACTTGTTCTGTTCTCCGGTGGTATGCAACGCGCCAATTATGGGGAACGGCATACAATTACCGTCATGACCAAGGAAAAGCATCTGGTCTTTGACTTTACTTCTAAAGTCATCGATTTCTTCACCGTTTTCCCTAAGCAGGAAGAAGGGAACGATGAGAACCCCGTCGGTCCAGAAGCGCTTATAGTGTTAGCTGAGGAAGAATTGGTAGCAATTGATTTGACTAATCCTGAATGGAAGATGATGGCTCTGCCCTATTTGGTATCTCTTCACGCGAGTGCA GTGACCTGTTCTCAACACGTGCCTAACGTTCCCGAGGAACTGTGGGAAGCGATTATCGCAGCGGGTAAAGCCCAAACAGAACATCTTTACTCGGACACGGCTTGGCCGATCGACGGTGGTATCATTCTCTGCCAGAAACCGGCAAATCCCGACAAGTCAAAGAGCAGAGAACTGTTGCTTACGGGACATGAGGACGGCACCGTAAGGTTTTGGAATGCATCCGATGTTGCCTTGACTccgttatataaatacaattcaTCGCTCCTGTTCACCGGCGAGCACTTGGACGTTTTGGAAAAGCCACCGGAAGATGACGAGAACGAATGGCCGCCGTTCAAGAAGGTCGGAATCTTTGATCCGTACTCAGATGATCCGCGACTTGCCGTGAAGAAGATTCTGCTCTGTCCGTTATCGTCGACACTCGTGGTGGCCGGTACAGCCGGCTATATCATCACTGCCACAATTTCCTCGGAGCCAGTTAATAAGGAGATCAAAGCAGTAACGATGAACATCGTCAACGATCGTGACGGATTTGTATGGAAGGGCCACGATCACCTGACGCCGAGGACAACAAGTATATCGCATGCAGTCGGATTTCAACCTCAGAGTCTCCTTCAGTTGTATCCACCGGCCGCCGTCACGGCTCTAGCATTGCACAGCGAATGGGGATTACTTGCTGCCGGCACAGCACACGGACTCGCGGTCTTTGATTACACCAGGGCAAAAGCTGTCAGTGTCAAGTGCACGCTTAACCCAAATG ATCTCTCGGGTGCGGGCGATACGCCCATCTCGCGGCGGAAGTCATTCAAGAAATCCCTTAGGGAATCCTTCAGGAGATTAAGAAAGGGACGCTCGCAGCGTCGAGCGAATACTAACAGTCCTACCCGAAATACTACTGTaccagagaaaaagaaagacag CACTGCTTCTTCGCCGAGTGGTGATCTATCGCCAACGGTGGATGTAAAGCCGGTGGAGAGACAAGTGGAAGCGAGGCCTGTTGACGACGCTCTAGGCTCCATGGTTCGGTGTTTGTACTTTGCGAGAAGTTACATCATTAGCC TACAAAATACAACACCTACGCTCTGGGCGGGCACCAACAACGGTACGGTCTACGTTTTCACGTTGGCTATACCGGCCGGCGTGAGAAGAACAGAAGAGGACGTCAACTGCACACTGGGCAAGGAAATACAGCTGAAGCATCGAGCGCCCGTGATTGCAATCACGATTTTAGATGGATCCAGCGTGCCGTTACCAGAACCCTACGAGGCCGAGAAGGGTGTGGCACCTGGGCCAGACATGACCTCTCCACATAGAGTGGTAATTGCCAGCGAGGAACAGTTCAAGATCTTTAATTTGCCCTCTCTGAAACCGTATTGCAAGTACAAACTGACCGCTCACGAAGGATCCAGGGTGCGAAAAACCGGCTTTGCTAAGTTTTCATGTCTCGTCGAGCCAGCGGGGACCCATGAGGAAACGTGCTTGCTCTGCTTGACGAACCTTGGCGATTGCTTGGTGCTGAGCATACCGGAACTGAGGAGACAATTAAATGCCGCCGCGATCAAGAGAGAGGACATTAA cGGTATCTCTTCCTTAACATTCACGAAAGCCGGCGAAGCGCTGTATCTTCACTCGAGTTCGGAACTTCAGCGAATTTCCCTGTCGGCAACGAAAGTGACGAAAGCGCATTGCGCCCTCAATTTACCGCCCCATGCTAGATCGTACGCGGAGAACGCTGCTAACGAGGTAGCGCAGGAGGAGGGTGTTGTTGAAGGCGCGCCCAAAGCTGAGGGAGATACGCAAGGAAACCAACCACCGACTGCAGCAAACCGAGTTATCACGGAAAATGGCGTAGTGGGTGCCA CTGGGGAGGAAGAGTCTCCGAAAGAACCATCGCTGCGACCGGCTACGAGTAGTATAGACGTAAATGGGGAGGATGACCGTCAGGATTTGAGTTCCATCGGCGACATTACGATCGACAGTGTTAAAGATCATTTGCT AAACGCCACGTCTTCCGAAGATCTGCACAATCGTTTGGCAGGGCTTAAGATGGAAGTCACCTCACGAACTTCCGAGATAGCCACGCAGAATCAATCGTTAGTGGTGAAAACTACTACGGTGGTTACACAAACTACGAATAGCACAACCGCTAACGGCGAGGTCGAGACGAGTCAAGCGAATGAAACGCAACAAATGAACA GCACCACAGTAGAGCGAGAGATACGCAGCGGTATCGAGACAACGACGACACACGCTACCATCACTCTACCCCCGAACGTCGAG ATTAGTGCTGCGGATTTGGCCAATTTGGAGGTCACTACAACTACGGTCACTACTACTACAGAAAGGTCCAAGGCGCCGTTGGCCAGGCCAGAAGAAGAAGTTGGCTCGTAG
- the LOC105277361 gene encoding lethal(2) giant larvae protein homolog 1 isoform X3 — translation MLKFIRGKGQQPTAERQKLQKDLFAFRKTVQHGFPNKPTALAWDPSLRLMIIGTASGAIKVFGRPGVEFYGQHSVESGENAVTKIIALLNEGRVVSLCDDNSLHLWEINESSVVETKSVSLEGKLKKISAMCLESSGEHLLLGTEGGNIYLLNLKTFVMPDNIIYQDVVMQNVPEDYKKNPGAVEAIAEQPGHPDNILIGYNRGLMVLWNKATPGAQQTFVSTQQLESVHWISENRFVSSHNDGSYAFWSPGSDAVPDPTTLYGPFPCKAVTKILVYPTAEHGELVLFSGGMQRANYGERHTITVMTKEKHLVFDFTSKVIDFFTVFPKQEEGNDENPVGPEALIVLAEEELVAIDLTNPEWKMMALPYLVSLHASAVTCSQHVPNVPEELWEAIIAAGKAQTEHLYSDTAWPIDGGIILCQKPANPDKSKSRELLLTGHEDGTVRFWNASDVALTPLYKYNSSLLFTGEHLDVLEKPPEDDENEWPPFKKVGIFDPYSDDPRLAVKKILLCPLSSTLVVAGTAGYIITATISSEPVNKEIKAVTMNIVNDRDGFVWKGHDHLTPRTTSISHAVGFQPQSLLQLYPPAAVTALALHSEWGLLAAGTAHGLAVFDYTRAKAVSVKCTLNPNDLSGAGDTPISRRKSFKKSLRESFRRLRKGRSQRRANTNSPTRNTTVPEKKKDSTASSPSGDLSPTVDVKPVERQVEARPVDDALGSMVRCLYFARSYIISLQNTTPTLWAGTNNGTVYVFTLAIPAGVRRTEEDVNCTLGKEIQLKHRAPVIAITILDGSSVPLPEPYEAEKGVAPGPDMTSPHRVVIASEEQFKIFNLPSLKPYCKYKLTAHEGSRVRKTGFAKFSCLVEPAGTHEETCLLCLTNLGDCLVLSIPELRRQLNAAAIKREDINGISSLTFTKAGEALYLHSSSELQRISLSATKVTKAHCALNLPPHARSYAENAANEVAQEEGVVEGAPKAEGDTQGNQPPTAANRVITENGVVGATGEEESPKEPSLRPATSSIDVNGEDDRQDLSSIGDITIDSVKDHLLNSSLFRNATSSEDLHNRLAGLKMEVTSRTSEIATQNQSLVVKTTTVVTQTTNSTTANGEVETSQANETQQMNSTTVEREIRSGIETTTTHATITLPPNVEISAADLANLEVTTTTVTTTTERSKAPLARPEEEVGS, via the exons ATGCTCAAGTTCATCAGGGGGAAGGGCCAACAGCCCACGGCTGAGCGGCAGAAGCTGCAGAAAGACCTCTTCGCTTTTCGAAAG ACGGTGCAGCATGGTTTCCCAAACAAGCCAACCGCTCTTGCCTGGGATCCGAGCCTGCGGTTGATGATCATCGGCACGGCATCCGGCGCCATCAAGGT TTTTGGAAGGCCAGGCGTAGAGTTTTATGGACAACACTCTGTCGAGAGCGGTGAGAATGCTGTCACGAAGATCATCGCATTGCTTAACGAG GGTCGCGTGGTGTCCTTATGCGATGACAATTCGCTCCACTTATGGGAAATCAACGAAAGTTCTGTGGTGGAAACGAAATCGGTATCGCTGGAAGGCAAATTGAAGAAGATTTCCGCAATGTGCCTTGAGTCAAGCGGGGAACATCTTTTGCTAGGAACGGAAGGCGGTAACATCTACTTGTTAAACCTGAAGACTTTCGTCATGCCGGACAATATTATCTATCAGGACGTCGTGATGCAGAA TGTTCCGGAAGATTACAAGAAGAATCCAGGCGCGGTTGAAGCTATAGCTGAACAACCAGGACATCCGGACAATATCCTGATTGGTTACAATCGGGGTTTGATGGTGCTGTGGAACAAAGCTACTCCAGGAGCTCAACAG ACATTCGTCTCCACGCAACAGCTGGAGTCGGTCCACTGGATCTCGGAGAACCGCTTTGTCTCGTCTCATAACGACGGTTCCTACGCATTTTGGAGCCCGGGTAGCGACGCCGTGCCGGACCCCACGACACTTTACGGGCCGTTCCCGTGCAAAGCTGTTACCAAAATTCTCGTGTATCCCACTGCGGA ACATGGCGAACTTGTTCTGTTCTCCGGTGGTATGCAACGCGCCAATTATGGGGAACGGCATACAATTACCGTCATGACCAAGGAAAAGCATCTGGTCTTTGACTTTACTTCTAAAGTCATCGATTTCTTCACCGTTTTCCCTAAGCAGGAAGAAGGGAACGATGAGAACCCCGTCGGTCCAGAAGCGCTTATAGTGTTAGCTGAGGAAGAATTGGTAGCAATTGATTTGACTAATCCTGAATGGAAGATGATGGCTCTGCCCTATTTGGTATCTCTTCACGCGAGTGCA GTGACCTGTTCTCAACACGTGCCTAACGTTCCCGAGGAACTGTGGGAAGCGATTATCGCAGCGGGTAAAGCCCAAACAGAACATCTTTACTCGGACACGGCTTGGCCGATCGACGGTGGTATCATTCTCTGCCAGAAACCGGCAAATCCCGACAAGTCAAAGAGCAGAGAACTGTTGCTTACGGGACATGAGGACGGCACCGTAAGGTTTTGGAATGCATCCGATGTTGCCTTGACTccgttatataaatacaattcaTCGCTCCTGTTCACCGGCGAGCACTTGGACGTTTTGGAAAAGCCACCGGAAGATGACGAGAACGAATGGCCGCCGTTCAAGAAGGTCGGAATCTTTGATCCGTACTCAGATGATCCGCGACTTGCCGTGAAGAAGATTCTGCTCTGTCCGTTATCGTCGACACTCGTGGTGGCCGGTACAGCCGGCTATATCATCACTGCCACAATTTCCTCGGAGCCAGTTAATAAGGAGATCAAAGCAGTAACGATGAACATCGTCAACGATCGTGACGGATTTGTATGGAAGGGCCACGATCACCTGACGCCGAGGACAACAAGTATATCGCATGCAGTCGGATTTCAACCTCAGAGTCTCCTTCAGTTGTATCCACCGGCCGCCGTCACGGCTCTAGCATTGCACAGCGAATGGGGATTACTTGCTGCCGGCACAGCACACGGACTCGCGGTCTTTGATTACACCAGGGCAAAAGCTGTCAGTGTCAAGTGCACGCTTAACCCAAATG ATCTCTCGGGTGCGGGCGATACGCCCATCTCGCGGCGGAAGTCATTCAAGAAATCCCTTAGGGAATCCTTCAGGAGATTAAGAAAGGGACGCTCGCAGCGTCGAGCGAATACTAACAGTCCTACCCGAAATACTACTGTaccagagaaaaagaaagacag CACTGCTTCTTCGCCGAGTGGTGATCTATCGCCAACGGTGGATGTAAAGCCGGTGGAGAGACAAGTGGAAGCGAGGCCTGTTGACGACGCTCTAGGCTCCATGGTTCGGTGTTTGTACTTTGCGAGAAGTTACATCATTAGCC TACAAAATACAACACCTACGCTCTGGGCGGGCACCAACAACGGTACGGTCTACGTTTTCACGTTGGCTATACCGGCCGGCGTGAGAAGAACAGAAGAGGACGTCAACTGCACACTGGGCAAGGAAATACAGCTGAAGCATCGAGCGCCCGTGATTGCAATCACGATTTTAGATGGATCCAGCGTGCCGTTACCAGAACCCTACGAGGCCGAGAAGGGTGTGGCACCTGGGCCAGACATGACCTCTCCACATAGAGTGGTAATTGCCAGCGAGGAACAGTTCAAGATCTTTAATTTGCCCTCTCTGAAACCGTATTGCAAGTACAAACTGACCGCTCACGAAGGATCCAGGGTGCGAAAAACCGGCTTTGCTAAGTTTTCATGTCTCGTCGAGCCAGCGGGGACCCATGAGGAAACGTGCTTGCTCTGCTTGACGAACCTTGGCGATTGCTTGGTGCTGAGCATACCGGAACTGAGGAGACAATTAAATGCCGCCGCGATCAAGAGAGAGGACATTAA cGGTATCTCTTCCTTAACATTCACGAAAGCCGGCGAAGCGCTGTATCTTCACTCGAGTTCGGAACTTCAGCGAATTTCCCTGTCGGCAACGAAAGTGACGAAAGCGCATTGCGCCCTCAATTTACCGCCCCATGCTAGATCGTACGCGGAGAACGCTGCTAACGAGGTAGCGCAGGAGGAGGGTGTTGTTGAAGGCGCGCCCAAAGCTGAGGGAGATACGCAAGGAAACCAACCACCGACTGCAGCAAACCGAGTTATCACGGAAAATGGCGTAGTGGGTGCCA CTGGGGAGGAAGAGTCTCCGAAAGAACCATCGCTGCGACCGGCTACGAGTAGTATAGACGTAAATGGGGAGGATGACCGTCAGGATTTGAGTTCCATCGGCGACATTACGATCGACAGTGTTAAAGATCATTTGCT TAACAGTTCACTTTTCAGAAACGCCACGTCTTCCGAAGATCTGCACAATCGTTTGGCAGGGCTTAAGATGGAAGTCACCTCACGAACTTCCGAGATAGCCACGCAGAATCAATCGTTAGTGGTGAAAACTACTACGGTGGTTACACAAACTACGAATAGCACAACCGCTAACGGCGAGGTCGAGACGAGTCAAGCGAATGAAACGCAACAAATGAACA GCACCACAGTAGAGCGAGAGATACGCAGCGGTATCGAGACAACGACGACACACGCTACCATCACTCTACCCCCGAACGTCGAG ATTAGTGCTGCGGATTTGGCCAATTTGGAGGTCACTACAACTACGGTCACTACTACTACAGAAAGGTCCAAGGCGCCGTTGGCCAGGCCAGAAGAAGAAGTTGGCTCGTAG
- the LOC105277361 gene encoding lethal(2) giant larvae protein homolog 1 isoform X5 — protein MLKFIRGKGQQPTAERQKLQKDLFAFRKTVQHGFPNKPTALAWDPSLRLMIIGTASGAIKVFGRPGVEFYGQHSVESGENAVTKIIALLNEGRVVSLCDDNSLHLWEINESSVVETKSVSLEGKLKKISAMCLESSGEHLLLGTEGGNIYLLNLKTFVMPDNIIYQDVVMQNVPEDYKKNPGAVEAIAEQPGHPDNILIGYNRGLMVLWNKATPGAQQLMGLFSRAQTFVSTQQLESVHWISENRFVSSHNDGSYAFWSPGSDAVPDPTTLYGPFPCKAVTKILVYPTAEHGELVLFSGGMQRANYGERHTITVMTKEKHLVFDFTSKVIDFFTVFPKQEEGNDENPVGPEALIVLAEEELVAIDLTNPEWKMMALPYLVSLHASAVTCSQHVPNVPEELWEAIIAAGKAQTEHLYSDTAWPIDGGIILCQKPANPDKSKSRELLLTGHEDGTVRFWNASDVALTPLYKYNSSLLFTGEHLDVLEKPPEDDENEWPPFKKVGIFDPYSDDPRLAVKKILLCPLSSTLVVAGTAGYIITATISSEPVNKEIKAVTMNIVNDRDGFVWKGHDHLTPRTTSISHAVGFQPQSLLQLYPPAAVTALALHSEWGLLAAGTAHGLAVFDYTRAKAVSVKCTLNPNDLSGAGDTPISRRKSFKKSLRESFRRLRKGRSQRRANTNSPTRNTTVPEKKKDSTASSPSGDLSPTVDVKPVERQVEARPVDDALGSMVRCLYFARSYIISLQNTTPTLWAGTNNGTVYVFTLAIPAGVRRTEEDVNCTLGKEIQLKHRAPVIAITILDGSSVPLPEPYEAEKGVAPGPDMTSPHRVVIASEEQFKIFNLPSLKPYCKYKLTAHEGSRVRKTGFAKFSCLVEPAGTHEETCLLCLTNLGDCLVLSIPELRRQLNAAAIKREDINGISSLTFTKAGEALYLHSSSELQRISLSATKVTKAHCALNLPPHARSYAENAANEVAQEEGVVEGAPKAEGDTQGNQPPTAANRVITENGVVGATGEEESPKEPSLRPATSSIDVNGEDDRQDLSSIGDITIDSVKDHLLNSSLFRNATSSEDLHNRLAGLKMEVTSRTSEIATQNQSLVVKTTTVVTQTTNSTTANGEVETSQANETQQMNN, from the exons ATGCTCAAGTTCATCAGGGGGAAGGGCCAACAGCCCACGGCTGAGCGGCAGAAGCTGCAGAAAGACCTCTTCGCTTTTCGAAAG ACGGTGCAGCATGGTTTCCCAAACAAGCCAACCGCTCTTGCCTGGGATCCGAGCCTGCGGTTGATGATCATCGGCACGGCATCCGGCGCCATCAAGGT TTTTGGAAGGCCAGGCGTAGAGTTTTATGGACAACACTCTGTCGAGAGCGGTGAGAATGCTGTCACGAAGATCATCGCATTGCTTAACGAG GGTCGCGTGGTGTCCTTATGCGATGACAATTCGCTCCACTTATGGGAAATCAACGAAAGTTCTGTGGTGGAAACGAAATCGGTATCGCTGGAAGGCAAATTGAAGAAGATTTCCGCAATGTGCCTTGAGTCAAGCGGGGAACATCTTTTGCTAGGAACGGAAGGCGGTAACATCTACTTGTTAAACCTGAAGACTTTCGTCATGCCGGACAATATTATCTATCAGGACGTCGTGATGCAGAA TGTTCCGGAAGATTACAAGAAGAATCCAGGCGCGGTTGAAGCTATAGCTGAACAACCAGGACATCCGGACAATATCCTGATTGGTTACAATCGGGGTTTGATGGTGCTGTGGAACAAAGCTACTCCAGGAGCTCAACAG CTGATGGGTTTGTTTTCGCGTGCGCAGACATTCGTCTCCACGCAACAGCTGGAGTCGGTCCACTGGATCTCGGAGAACCGCTTTGTCTCGTCTCATAACGACGGTTCCTACGCATTTTGGAGCCCGGGTAGCGACGCCGTGCCGGACCCCACGACACTTTACGGGCCGTTCCCGTGCAAAGCTGTTACCAAAATTCTCGTGTATCCCACTGCGGA ACATGGCGAACTTGTTCTGTTCTCCGGTGGTATGCAACGCGCCAATTATGGGGAACGGCATACAATTACCGTCATGACCAAGGAAAAGCATCTGGTCTTTGACTTTACTTCTAAAGTCATCGATTTCTTCACCGTTTTCCCTAAGCAGGAAGAAGGGAACGATGAGAACCCCGTCGGTCCAGAAGCGCTTATAGTGTTAGCTGAGGAAGAATTGGTAGCAATTGATTTGACTAATCCTGAATGGAAGATGATGGCTCTGCCCTATTTGGTATCTCTTCACGCGAGTGCA GTGACCTGTTCTCAACACGTGCCTAACGTTCCCGAGGAACTGTGGGAAGCGATTATCGCAGCGGGTAAAGCCCAAACAGAACATCTTTACTCGGACACGGCTTGGCCGATCGACGGTGGTATCATTCTCTGCCAGAAACCGGCAAATCCCGACAAGTCAAAGAGCAGAGAACTGTTGCTTACGGGACATGAGGACGGCACCGTAAGGTTTTGGAATGCATCCGATGTTGCCTTGACTccgttatataaatacaattcaTCGCTCCTGTTCACCGGCGAGCACTTGGACGTTTTGGAAAAGCCACCGGAAGATGACGAGAACGAATGGCCGCCGTTCAAGAAGGTCGGAATCTTTGATCCGTACTCAGATGATCCGCGACTTGCCGTGAAGAAGATTCTGCTCTGTCCGTTATCGTCGACACTCGTGGTGGCCGGTACAGCCGGCTATATCATCACTGCCACAATTTCCTCGGAGCCAGTTAATAAGGAGATCAAAGCAGTAACGATGAACATCGTCAACGATCGTGACGGATTTGTATGGAAGGGCCACGATCACCTGACGCCGAGGACAACAAGTATATCGCATGCAGTCGGATTTCAACCTCAGAGTCTCCTTCAGTTGTATCCACCGGCCGCCGTCACGGCTCTAGCATTGCACAGCGAATGGGGATTACTTGCTGCCGGCACAGCACACGGACTCGCGGTCTTTGATTACACCAGGGCAAAAGCTGTCAGTGTCAAGTGCACGCTTAACCCAAATG ATCTCTCGGGTGCGGGCGATACGCCCATCTCGCGGCGGAAGTCATTCAAGAAATCCCTTAGGGAATCCTTCAGGAGATTAAGAAAGGGACGCTCGCAGCGTCGAGCGAATACTAACAGTCCTACCCGAAATACTACTGTaccagagaaaaagaaagacag CACTGCTTCTTCGCCGAGTGGTGATCTATCGCCAACGGTGGATGTAAAGCCGGTGGAGAGACAAGTGGAAGCGAGGCCTGTTGACGACGCTCTAGGCTCCATGGTTCGGTGTTTGTACTTTGCGAGAAGTTACATCATTAGCC TACAAAATACAACACCTACGCTCTGGGCGGGCACCAACAACGGTACGGTCTACGTTTTCACGTTGGCTATACCGGCCGGCGTGAGAAGAACAGAAGAGGACGTCAACTGCACACTGGGCAAGGAAATACAGCTGAAGCATCGAGCGCCCGTGATTGCAATCACGATTTTAGATGGATCCAGCGTGCCGTTACCAGAACCCTACGAGGCCGAGAAGGGTGTGGCACCTGGGCCAGACATGACCTCTCCACATAGAGTGGTAATTGCCAGCGAGGAACAGTTCAAGATCTTTAATTTGCCCTCTCTGAAACCGTATTGCAAGTACAAACTGACCGCTCACGAAGGATCCAGGGTGCGAAAAACCGGCTTTGCTAAGTTTTCATGTCTCGTCGAGCCAGCGGGGACCCATGAGGAAACGTGCTTGCTCTGCTTGACGAACCTTGGCGATTGCTTGGTGCTGAGCATACCGGAACTGAGGAGACAATTAAATGCCGCCGCGATCAAGAGAGAGGACATTAA cGGTATCTCTTCCTTAACATTCACGAAAGCCGGCGAAGCGCTGTATCTTCACTCGAGTTCGGAACTTCAGCGAATTTCCCTGTCGGCAACGAAAGTGACGAAAGCGCATTGCGCCCTCAATTTACCGCCCCATGCTAGATCGTACGCGGAGAACGCTGCTAACGAGGTAGCGCAGGAGGAGGGTGTTGTTGAAGGCGCGCCCAAAGCTGAGGGAGATACGCAAGGAAACCAACCACCGACTGCAGCAAACCGAGTTATCACGGAAAATGGCGTAGTGGGTGCCA CTGGGGAGGAAGAGTCTCCGAAAGAACCATCGCTGCGACCGGCTACGAGTAGTATAGACGTAAATGGGGAGGATGACCGTCAGGATTTGAGTTCCATCGGCGACATTACGATCGACAGTGTTAAAGATCATTTGCT TAACAGTTCACTTTTCAGAAACGCCACGTCTTCCGAAGATCTGCACAATCGTTTGGCAGGGCTTAAGATGGAAGTCACCTCACGAACTTCCGAGATAGCCACGCAGAATCAATCGTTAGTGGTGAAAACTACTACGGTGGTTACACAAACTACGAATAGCACAACCGCTAACGGCGAGGTCGAGACGAGTCAAGCGAATGAAACGCAACAAATGAACA ATTAG